A window from Montipora capricornis isolate CH-2021 chromosome 7, ASM3666992v2, whole genome shotgun sequence encodes these proteins:
- the LOC138056972 gene encoding monocarboxylate transporter 3-like isoform X2, translated as MQVSCELDSCWSWVVCASCALCNIIICGVPFSYGILFPALLDEFQQGKATTALVGSLAIMGAGLYSIFAARVYNRIGPIKTGSLGTVLCIASLALSSQGTSIYFLLISHGFFFGIASCLVYLPPFLTIPRYFDKRRALALAIVSVGPGAGLFILSPIAQALLDALGWRRTLMALAGIIAIILPLLCVFRRMPDEQRLQQNKPEPGKGKLCDFSVLKNKDFVIYTLATSLMFTGHYTPTVHMVRYCEEIGIPPIQSSKFYIYSGVTSMLIRPVIGRLCDMKRIHPCYFFQVAAAVTGTATLLLSLARNNLHFVLYFILYGAADGTMNSAMTVAVMFCFTGEKRVQAFGLYRSVTNVASAVGPSLGGFVADSFVSYSPTFYLAGSLTVVSALLIFVVPFMKQNEEEKGKEEEEEEEEEEEEEEEEEEEEEEEEEEEEEEVMV; from the exons ATGCAGGTTTCCTGTGAATTGGATTCATGTTGGTCCTGGGTAGTCTGTGCATCGTGCGCGCTTTGTAACATTATTATCTGCGGAGTTCCTTTCAGCTACGGAATCCTGTTTCCTGCCCTTTTGGACGAGTTTCAGCAAGGAAAAGCTACAACAG CTTTGGTCGGCTCTTTGGCCATCATGGGCGCTGGTCTCTACAGCATATTTGCAGCAAGAGTTTACAATCGCATCGGTCCCATTAAAACTGGATCACTTGGCACCGTGCTCTGCATTGCAAGTCTTGCCTTATCATCGCAAGGAACCAGCATTTATTTCCTGCTGATAAGTCACGGTTTCTTCTTCGGAATCGCTTCTTGTCTTGTATATCTTCCCCCATTTTTGACCATACCTCGCTACTTCGACAAAAGGCGCGCTCTGGCGTTGGCGATCGTTTCCGTAGGGCCCGGAGCTGGATTGTTCATATTGAGCCCGATAGCTCAGGCCCTTCTGGACGCACTTGGTTGGCGAAGGACACTCATGGCCCTGGCAGGGATTATCGCTATTATATTGCCACTGCTTTGCGTGTTTCGACGGATGCCTGATGAGCAGCGTTTGCAGCAAAACAAACCAGAACCTGGGAAGGGGAAGCTCTGTGATTTTTCAGTCTTAAAAAACAAGGACTTCGTTATATACACTTTGGCGACATCGCTGATGTTTACCGGACATTACACCCCCACTGTTCACATG GTTCGCTATTGCGAAGAAATAGGAATACCACCCATCCAATCATCCAAGTTTTACATCTACAGTGGGGTGACGTCAATGTTGATCCGCCCTGTGATTGGTCGCTTATGTGACATGAAGAGGATCCACCCCTGCTATTTCTTCCAGGTTGCAGCGGCTGTCACCGGCACCGCAACTTTGCTTCTTTCACTTGCAAGAAATAATCTTCATTTCGTGCTTTATTTTATCCTCTATGGAGCTGCAGATGGGACAATGAACAGCGCCATGACTGTGGCGGTCATGTTTTGTTTTACTGGGGAAAAACGCGTGCAAGCGTTTGGGTTGTATAGGAGTGTTACGAATGTGGCCAGCGCTGTCGGACCGTCGCTAGGAG GTTTTGTGGCGGATAGTTTTGTCTCCTACTCACCGACATTTTACCTTGCCGGAAGTTTGACTGTTGTCAGTGCTTTGCTTATCTTTGTGGTACCGTTTATGAAACAAAACgaggaagaaaaaggaaaagaagaagaagaagaagaagaagaagaagaagaagaagaagaagaagaagaagaagaagaagaagaagaagaagaagaagaagaagaagaagtaatGGTTTGA
- the LOC138056972 gene encoding monocarboxylate transporter 3-like isoform X1 codes for MTLATDTHRNVQERKGSTGDEGGANLKKQSPAMQVSCELDSCWSWVVCASCALCNIIICGVPFSYGILFPALLDEFQQGKATTALVGSLAIMGAGLYSIFAARVYNRIGPIKTGSLGTVLCIASLALSSQGTSIYFLLISHGFFFGIASCLVYLPPFLTIPRYFDKRRALALAIVSVGPGAGLFILSPIAQALLDALGWRRTLMALAGIIAIILPLLCVFRRMPDEQRLQQNKPEPGKGKLCDFSVLKNKDFVIYTLATSLMFTGHYTPTVHMVRYCEEIGIPPIQSSKFYIYSGVTSMLIRPVIGRLCDMKRIHPCYFFQVAAAVTGTATLLLSLARNNLHFVLYFILYGAADGTMNSAMTVAVMFCFTGEKRVQAFGLYRSVTNVASAVGPSLGGFVADSFVSYSPTFYLAGSLTVVSALLIFVVPFMKQNEEEKGKEEEEEEEEEEEEEEEEEEEEEEEEEEEEEEVMV; via the exons AAAGGCTCTACGGGCGATGAAGGGGGAGCTAACCTAAAAAAGCAATCACCAGCCATGCAGGTTTCCTGTGAATTGGATTCATGTTGGTCCTGGGTAGTCTGTGCATCGTGCGCGCTTTGTAACATTATTATCTGCGGAGTTCCTTTCAGCTACGGAATCCTGTTTCCTGCCCTTTTGGACGAGTTTCAGCAAGGAAAAGCTACAACAG CTTTGGTCGGCTCTTTGGCCATCATGGGCGCTGGTCTCTACAGCATATTTGCAGCAAGAGTTTACAATCGCATCGGTCCCATTAAAACTGGATCACTTGGCACCGTGCTCTGCATTGCAAGTCTTGCCTTATCATCGCAAGGAACCAGCATTTATTTCCTGCTGATAAGTCACGGTTTCTTCTTCGGAATCGCTTCTTGTCTTGTATATCTTCCCCCATTTTTGACCATACCTCGCTACTTCGACAAAAGGCGCGCTCTGGCGTTGGCGATCGTTTCCGTAGGGCCCGGAGCTGGATTGTTCATATTGAGCCCGATAGCTCAGGCCCTTCTGGACGCACTTGGTTGGCGAAGGACACTCATGGCCCTGGCAGGGATTATCGCTATTATATTGCCACTGCTTTGCGTGTTTCGACGGATGCCTGATGAGCAGCGTTTGCAGCAAAACAAACCAGAACCTGGGAAGGGGAAGCTCTGTGATTTTTCAGTCTTAAAAAACAAGGACTTCGTTATATACACTTTGGCGACATCGCTGATGTTTACCGGACATTACACCCCCACTGTTCACATG GTTCGCTATTGCGAAGAAATAGGAATACCACCCATCCAATCATCCAAGTTTTACATCTACAGTGGGGTGACGTCAATGTTGATCCGCCCTGTGATTGGTCGCTTATGTGACATGAAGAGGATCCACCCCTGCTATTTCTTCCAGGTTGCAGCGGCTGTCACCGGCACCGCAACTTTGCTTCTTTCACTTGCAAGAAATAATCTTCATTTCGTGCTTTATTTTATCCTCTATGGAGCTGCAGATGGGACAATGAACAGCGCCATGACTGTGGCGGTCATGTTTTGTTTTACTGGGGAAAAACGCGTGCAAGCGTTTGGGTTGTATAGGAGTGTTACGAATGTGGCCAGCGCTGTCGGACCGTCGCTAGGAG GTTTTGTGGCGGATAGTTTTGTCTCCTACTCACCGACATTTTACCTTGCCGGAAGTTTGACTGTTGTCAGTGCTTTGCTTATCTTTGTGGTACCGTTTATGAAACAAAACgaggaagaaaaaggaaaagaagaagaagaagaagaagaagaagaagaagaagaagaagaagaagaagaagaagaagaagaagaagaagaagaagaagaagaagaagaagtaatGGTTTGA